From the Salinimicrobium tongyeongense genome, one window contains:
- a CDS encoding TatD family hydrolase encodes MTITDTHTHLYSESFDDDRKEMIERAIAANITRFFIPAIDSAYIQDMYALEKAFPEHIFLMAGLHPTHVKENYMEELAIVEKQLEERKFYAVGETGVDLYWDKSTLKIQQEAFRYQIQLAKKHKLPIVIHCREAFDEVFEVLEQEKGDGLFGIFHCFTGTYEQAQKALSYNMKLGIGGVLTFKNGKIDRFLSKIPLSEIVLETDAPYLAPVPYRGKRNESLYIVEVLNKAAEVYNTTPKEVAEVTTRNSREIFGI; translated from the coding sequence ATGACAATTACCGATACGCATACGCACCTCTACAGCGAATCTTTTGATGACGACCGTAAGGAAATGATTGAAAGAGCCATAGCTGCCAATATTACAAGATTCTTTATTCCGGCAATAGATTCGGCATATATCCAGGATATGTACGCCCTGGAAAAGGCATTTCCGGAACATATTTTTCTTATGGCCGGTTTGCATCCCACTCATGTGAAGGAGAATTATATGGAAGAACTGGCCATAGTTGAGAAGCAGCTTGAGGAGAGAAAATTTTATGCCGTTGGCGAGACCGGGGTTGATTTATATTGGGATAAATCTACACTAAAAATTCAGCAGGAAGCCTTCAGGTATCAAATCCAGCTTGCAAAAAAGCATAAATTGCCAATTGTGATCCACTGCCGTGAGGCTTTTGATGAAGTTTTTGAAGTCCTGGAACAGGAGAAAGGCGACGGACTTTTTGGTATCTTTCATTGCTTTACCGGCACCTATGAGCAGGCCCAAAAAGCTCTTTCTTACAACATGAAGCTGGGGATTGGCGGGGTATTAACCTTCAAAAATGGCAAAATTGACCGGTTTTTAAGTAAAATTCCGCTTAGTGAAATTGTGCTTGAGACCGATGCGCCTTACCTGGCTCCAGTGCCGTACAGGGGCAAAAGAAATGAGAGCCTTTACATTGTAGAAGTGCTTAATAAAGCGGCAGAGGTTTATAACACCACCCCCAAAGAGGTTGCCGAGGTTACTACCCGCAACTCCCGGGAGATTTTTGGGATATAG
- a CDS encoding 1-acyl-sn-glycerol-3-phosphate acyltransferase — protein MTNYDDIRFYEDDEVQDALKEYIRHPMIKGLLNYTFPNVAFEKIEEKVVKCNSIRDFQTEIIYHTVQKVLSKSSEGLSYSGFDLLKKDESYLYISNHRDIVLDTSLLNCVLYESDLRMTASAIGDNLVKKPFLLALSRLNRNFLVKRGISPREMLKSSQKLSEYIRKLLLEDKRSVWMAQREGRTKDGNDNTQQGVLKMLAMAKGDDSVAEYFTKLKIVPVSISYEFDPTDVLKLPEILAKRMEQIYIKSANEDFKSILKGALGNKGRIHISAGEPISAAALGEIEATAGSMNEQLQKITASIDSRVHQNYKLWPANYIAFDLLNGSSMFQEKYTSKQKRQFERRLTRRVNFKNALEVNSYLLMYANPVINQKNQHENQR, from the coding sequence GTGACAAATTACGACGATATTCGGTTTTATGAGGATGATGAAGTGCAGGATGCTCTTAAAGAGTATATAAGGCACCCCATGATAAAGGGGCTTTTAAACTACACTTTTCCGAATGTTGCTTTTGAAAAGATAGAGGAGAAGGTTGTAAAGTGCAACTCCATACGGGATTTTCAAACTGAAATTATTTACCACACCGTTCAAAAAGTGCTGAGTAAAAGTTCTGAAGGTTTAAGTTATTCAGGTTTCGACCTACTAAAAAAAGACGAATCTTATCTTTATATTTCCAACCACCGCGATATCGTTCTCGATACTTCTCTCTTAAACTGTGTGTTGTATGAGAGTGATCTGCGAATGACTGCTTCAGCCATTGGTGATAACCTCGTAAAAAAACCGTTTTTGCTTGCCCTTTCACGCCTCAATCGAAATTTTCTTGTAAAAAGAGGAATTAGTCCGAGGGAAATGCTGAAGAGTTCTCAAAAACTTTCAGAATATATAAGAAAGCTGCTGCTTGAAGATAAACGCTCAGTTTGGATGGCGCAGCGGGAAGGGCGAACCAAAGACGGAAATGACAATACCCAGCAGGGAGTGTTGAAGATGCTGGCCATGGCTAAAGGAGATGACTCTGTAGCCGAATATTTTACTAAACTGAAGATAGTGCCTGTGTCGATCTCTTATGAATTTGATCCTACAGATGTGCTTAAGCTGCCCGAAATTCTCGCCAAAAGGATGGAGCAGATCTATATAAAATCGGCTAACGAAGATTTTAAATCTATACTTAAAGGCGCGCTTGGGAATAAGGGAAGAATACATATTTCGGCCGGGGAGCCTATTAGTGCAGCGGCCCTTGGCGAAATTGAAGCAACAGCAGGTTCAATGAACGAGCAGCTTCAGAAGATAACCGCCAGTATAGATTCTCGCGTGCACCAGAACTACAAGCTCTGGCCTGCCAACTACATAGCTTTTGACCTGCTGAACGGTAGCAGCATGTTTCAGGAAAAATATACTTCAAAGCAAAAGCGGCAATTTGAAAGGCGTCTTACCCGGCGGGTCAACTTTAAAAATGCCCTTGAGGTGAACAGTTACCTCCTCATGTATGCCAATCCGGTAATAAATCAGAAGAATCAGCATGAAAACCAGCGCTAA
- a CDS encoding asparaginase, with amino-acid sequence MKTSANILLIYTGGTIGMVKDFETGALKAFNFSELLQNIPELKLLEHNIDTVSFERPIDSSNMNPASWLHLAEIIEENYDIYDGFVVLHGSDTMSYSASALSFMFENLSKPVIFTGSQLPIGDLRTDAKENLITSIQIAGLQKNGKPVITEVGLYFEYKLYRGNRTSKINAEHFQAFASPNYPPLVNSGVHLAVNDAYLWQPHNRRKMKLHKGLKDEIALIKIFPGINRSLLEYILAKEGLKGVILETYGSGNAPTQDWFVQLLKDAISRGVVIVNVTQCIGGSVAMGQYETSTQLKKIGVVSGKDITTEAAVTKMMYLLAKELSPKVFRTIFETSLRGEMS; translated from the coding sequence ATGAAAACCAGCGCTAATATTCTCCTTATTTACACCGGGGGAACCATTGGTATGGTGAAAGATTTTGAGACAGGAGCGCTCAAAGCTTTCAACTTTAGTGAGCTGCTTCAAAATATCCCCGAATTAAAACTCCTGGAGCACAATATTGATACGGTGAGTTTTGAGCGGCCCATAGACTCTTCCAACATGAACCCTGCTTCCTGGTTGCATTTGGCAGAGATCATCGAGGAGAACTATGATATATACGACGGCTTTGTGGTGTTACATGGCAGTGACACCATGTCTTACAGTGCTTCGGCCCTCAGTTTTATGTTTGAGAACCTGTCTAAGCCCGTAATTTTTACCGGCTCTCAGTTGCCTATTGGAGACCTGAGGACAGACGCTAAAGAAAACCTTATTACCAGTATACAAATTGCGGGACTTCAAAAAAACGGCAAACCTGTAATTACCGAGGTGGGGCTTTATTTTGAATACAAGCTTTACCGGGGCAACCGTACGTCTAAGATAAATGCCGAACACTTTCAGGCTTTTGCCTCGCCTAATTATCCGCCACTGGTAAATTCGGGGGTGCACCTTGCCGTTAATGATGCTTACTTATGGCAGCCGCACAACCGGCGAAAGATGAAACTTCACAAGGGGCTAAAGGATGAGATCGCTTTAATAAAGATTTTTCCGGGAATAAACAGGAGCTTGCTGGAGTATATCTTGGCCAAAGAAGGATTAAAAGGAGTGATCCTGGAAACCTATGGCAGCGGCAATGCCCCCACGCAAGATTGGTTTGTGCAGCTGTTAAAAGATGCTATTTCCCGCGGAGTGGTCATTGTCAATGTTACCCAGTGTATTGGGGGCAGTGTGGCTATGGGGCAGTATGAAACCAGTACCCAGCTCAAAAAGATTGGTGTGGTTTCGGGTAAAGACATTACAACAGAGGCAGCTGTGACAAAAATGATGTATTTACTGGCAAAGGAACTTAGTCCAAAAGTTTTTCGAACAATTTTTGAAACATCTTTACGAGGGGAAATGTCGTAA